The Micropterus dolomieu isolate WLL.071019.BEF.003 ecotype Adirondacks linkage group LG23, ASM2129224v1, whole genome shotgun sequence DNA window CACAGACTTACAGAAGGAAAGTCTTGTCAGAAGACCAACAGCAATAAGTACAACAACAATGACCAAGACCCAGAAAGAGGCAATCAAAGACAGCATGGACCTGTGGGTCACCTTCACGTGATAGTGCAGTGGGAAGATTATAGCTACAAGTCTGTCATAGGCGAGTGCGACCAGATTAAGAGCCTGCATTGAAAGGCAGgtgaagcagaaaaaaaagaatgccATGCAGTCATTGTACGggatgtagaaatggttaaacagaaaaatgtcaagAAGTTTAGGCACCAGAGCAGAGCTACCAAACAGGTCCACAAATGCAAGGTTAAAAACTGCAATGTATTTTGGAGTTCTCAGATTATAAtctaagattattagggccatTACAGCTGCGTTTCCCAGTactgacaaaatataaacaaaaaggagaaagacaTAGTAATACTTCATATTTGGGATACCTGAAAAACCACTTATGACAAAATATGCAGGACGCACAAAAGTGATGTTTTCCCCAAGAGCAGAGTTGAACAAGTTCATTGTAAAAAGCTTTCTTCTCCACAGTGCAGTTGTTGATGTAGATAAACGTCCTCTTCAGCGTGTCAGTGCTGTGTTCTGTTGTTCTctttgtgatgatgatgactggcTTTAACTACTTTCACATGAGTGGCTAATAAAAGGAGCAGCCCTCTTCTAAGCTCATATCAAATAACATGATAACTGATCCTCTGTGTCTGGAAGCCACTGAGCATCATTAAACCCCTTGATCAGTCCAATAGACTCATTGCACTCATCCAAACTACTTATCACATTCTCAGATACACATGTCAACTGGAAGCCTATGAAGAATCCAGTTTACAGCCAAGTCGTTATGGACTGAGCTACTGCAGCCCCAAGTTGCAGTATGTCTCAAAATGCCTTTACTGTGCGAGTCTGCGGCACCGACAACTGCTTGACAGCTGAAAGTATGACCAACTGTTGCTGTCAAATATCAGGTCTGAACATGGAACCACTGAAGGCGTGATCAGTGATATGCTTAAAAGACAGACTGAGCTAAAATTCCAGCTAGCTATTGTATTGTAATGAAATGGTGTGTAGGTCAACATTGGGTGGGATATATTTTGggttttttaaaacaaaaacagcacttttGTCTTAAATTCAGATAGTTTACTTGCTAGTGGGACAAttgtcattttcaaaatatagtTCAACCATTGCTGAAAAAGCGAGAGGGGACCagctgcagacctccactgtggAGTCACTTTCAGTGCAGGACAGGAAATAACAaacttattttttcttgttttcgTGTCACCTATAGGGCGTAACTTAATGTATTCTCAGTTGTTTTCGCTACACTACACATCGTGGCAATGATAGGTAAGCAATGgtagcattatccaaaacattggAAAAGGTCTGAATGCATGGGTCTTGGCATATGTTCGCCGTCAAAATAGCTACCTATATCAACATTTGTAAacctaaatcacacaaattacagaatgcGGGTACGCTATTTGTCGCTTTAAAAgaggctatatgtagtttttcaatgaaaacacaatgaatcaaattttcactgccttattgtcaatgtaaactccacataaggataataaaggtttatgtgatgAAGCTCGTCATACCAAGCGAGATTCAGAGGTTGTTGGTGAAAACAttgaacatcagaaaggctggaggCACGGAGAGTCATGCCAGAGTCGGTGCAATATATAATATGCAA harbors:
- the LOC123963757 gene encoding olfactory receptor 1-like → MNLFNSALGENITFVRPAYFVISGFSGIPNMKYYYVFLLFVYILSVLGNAAVMALIILDYNLRTPKYIAVFNLAFVDLFGSSALVPKLLDIFLFNHFYIPYNDCMAFFFFCFTCLSMQALNLVALAYDRLVAIIFPLHYHVKVTHRSMLSLIASFWVLVIVVVLIAVGLLTRLSFCKSVVINSYFCDHGQMYKLACNDYFPNTVIGMLLPLLILWLPLVFILLSYLYIGYTLSKVSTVHERVKAFKTCTAHLSLVAIYFIPILITFTMSARIHPNARIINLSLTSVFPPMLNPIIYVLQTQEIKQSVKKLLKIKVQSKSKVKNTM